Proteins encoded in a region of the Hirundo rustica isolate bHirRus1 chromosome 10, bHirRus1.pri.v3, whole genome shotgun sequence genome:
- the NCL gene encoding nucleolin, translating into MVKITKTPKNQNKQKKMAPPPKKFEESEEEESSDLDESSGEEMVPQKKPQKVAVTPAKKAATPAKKVATPAKKAVTPAKKVVATPQTKKAVTPTPKKAAVLTKGAKNGKNAKKEESEEEDDEDDDEDDEEEEDDDEEESDEEEEPPMPVKPAAKKPAAVPAKKPAAVVPAKKESEEEDEDEEDDEEDDEEDDESEDEAMDTAPVPVKKTTPAKAAPVKAKAAESEDEEDDEEDDDEDDDEEEEEDEEDAEEESEDEKPVKEAPGKRKKEMANKSAPEPKKKKVDGPTSAFSLFAGNLACTKEFDELKTGLREFFGKKNIEVLDVRIGASKRFGYVDFSSAEDLDKALQMNGKKLMGLEIKLEKAKSKETMKENKKERDARTLFLKNLPYRITEDEIKEVFENALEVRIVMNKDGSSKGMAYVEFKTEAEANKAMEEKRGTEIEGRAVVIDFTGEKSQQEHQKGESKTLIVNNLSYAATEETLQEVFKKASSIKVPQNNQGRPKGYAFVDFATAEDAREALNSCNNTEIEGRTIRLEFSSPSWQKGNANARGGGGFNQQSKTLFVRGLSEDTTEETLRESFEGSISARIVTDRDTGSSKGFGFVDFSSAEDAKAAKEAMEDGEIDGNKVILDFAKPKGDFQRGGGFGGRGGRGGGRGGGRGGFGGRGGGRGGFGGRGGGFRGGRGGGGDHKPQGKKIKFE; encoded by the exons ATGGTGAAGATCACCAAG ACCCCGAAGAatcagaacaaacagaaaaaaatggctcCTCCCCCGAAAAAGTTCGAGGAAAGTGAGGAAGAGGAGTCCTCTGACCTAGACGAAAGCAGCGGAGAAGAG ATGGTCCCCCAGAAGAAACCACAAAAAGTTGCTGTTACCCCAGCCAAGAAGGCTGCAACTCCTGCAAAAAAAGTTGCTACTCCTGCAAAAAAGGCAGTTACACCTGCAAAGAAGGTTGTGGCTACTCCACAGACCAAAAAGGCTGTTACTCCAACTCCTAAAAAGGCTGCTGTCTTAACTAAAGGAgcaaaaaatggaaagaatgcCAAGAAGGAGGAGAGTGAAGAAGAAGACGATGAAGATGATGACgaagatgatgaggaggaggaggatgatgatgaAGAAGAGTCTG ATGAGGAAGAGGAACCACCAATGCCTGTGAAGCCTGCAGCCAAAAAACCTGCAGCAGTACCAGCCAAAAAGCCTGCAGCTGTGGTGCCAGCAAAGAAGGAatctgaggaggaggatgaggatgaagaggaTGATGAGGAGGACGATGAAGAAGACGATG AGTCTGAAGATGAAGCCATGGACACAGCCCCTGTTCCAGTGAAGAAAACCACTCCAGCCAAGGCTGCACCAGTGAAAGCCAAGGCAGCAGAATCTGAAgatgaggaagatgatgaggaggatgacgatgaggatgatgatgaagaggaggaggaggatgaagaggaTGCTGAGGAGGAAAGTGAGGATGAAA AACCTGTCAAGGAAGCAcctggaaagaggaagaaagaaatggcCAATAAAAGTGCACCAGAGcccaagaagaagaaagtaGATG GGCCCACATCAGCTTTCTCTCTGTTTGCTGGAAATTTGGCCTGCACCAAGGAGTTTGACGAGCTGAAGACTGGCCTAAGAGAATTCTTTGGGAAGAAGAATATTGAAGTTTTAGATGTCAGAATCGGTGCTTCCAA GCGGTTTGGCTATGTGGACTTCTCATCTGCTGAGGATCTGGATAAAGCTCTCCAAATGAACGGAAAGAAATTAATGGGTTTGGAAATCAAActagaaaaagcaaagagcaaggaaaccatgaaagaaaacaagaaag AGAGAGATGCCAGAACGCTGTTTTTGAAGAACCTGCCCTACCGCATAACCGAGGATGAAATCAAGGAGGTGTTTGAAAATGCGCTGGAAGTCCGGATAGTGATGAATAAGGACGGGAGCAGCAAAGG GATGGCCTACGTTGAATTTAAAACAGAAGCTGAGGCAAACAAAGCTATGGAGGAGAAGCGGGGCACAGAAATTGAGGGTCGTGCTGTGGTCATTGACTTCACTGGCGAGAAGAGCCAGCAAGAACATCAGAAAG GAGAGTCGAAGACCCTAATTGTCAATAACCTCTCGTATGCTGCTACAGAAGAGACTCTCCAAGAAGTGTTTAAGAAAGCTTCTTCCATCAAGGTGCCACAGAACAACCAGGGCAGGCCCAAAGG GTATGCGTTTGTAGATTTTGCCACAGCTGAGGATGCCAGAGAGGCATTGAATTCCTGTAACAACACAGAGATCGAAGGCAGAACAATCAGACTGGAATTCAGTTCACCATCATGGCAGAAAGGGAACGCGAATgcacgaggaggaggaggattcaATC agcaaagcaaaactTTGTTTGTCAGAGGCCTTTCAGAGGACACCACAGAGGAGACGTTAAGAGAATCATTTGAAGGCTCAATAAGCGCAAGAATAGTCACAGACAGAGACACTGGATCATCTAAAGG GTTTGGGTTTGTGGacttcagctctgcagaagaTGCCAAAGCAGCTAAAGAAGCCATGGAAGACGGAGAGATAGATGGAAACAAAGTGATTCTCGATTTTGCCAAGCCAAAGGGTGACTTCCAGCGTGGTGGTGGATTTGGTGGTCGTGGTGGCAGAGGAGGTGgccgaggaggaggaagaggtggctTCGGTGGCAGAGGTGGTGGCAGAGGTGGATTTGGAG gtAGAGGAGGTGGCTTCcgaggaggcagaggaggaggtggagatCACAAGCCACAAGGGAAGAAGATCAAGTTTGAATAa
- the NMUR1 gene encoding neuromedin-U receptor 1 — protein MNPYVNCSSSEFPLPQQDFPVEPISPDLSNRTHPETLFDPKDANLTEEQLRDKYLGPRRSNFFVPVCVIYLLIFLVGAVGNTLTCIVILRHRFMRTPTNYYLFSLAVSDLLVLLLGMPLELYDMWSNYPFLLGASGCYFKTLLFEAVCFASILNVTALSVERYIAVVHPLKAKYVVTRNHAKRVIVTIWVISVVCSIPNTSVHGLQPLYVPGRGRVPDSEICTLVKPRFTYNLIIQVTTIVFFFLPMGTISVLYLLIGLQLKKEKMLEALGAKTGSSRSCRNTQRQKKVKRRQVTKMLFVLVVVFGICWAPFHTDRLVWSFVSTWTSSMLHMFQYVHIISGVFFYLSSAANPVLYNLMSTRFREMFKEVMCRPGQHPPWARRYSPSVTRTTTRSTECEAVPSANGLPLSDEEYELEDVERGQATPHVMSLC, from the exons ATGAATCCGTATGTCAACTGCTCCAGTTCTGagttccccctgccccagcaagACTTCCCTGTGGAGCCCATCAGCCCTGATCTCAGCAACAGGACTCACCCAGAGACCTTGTTCGACCCCAAAGATGCCAACCTGACAGAGGAGCAGCTGCGGGATAAGTACCTGGGACCTCGACGGTCCAACTTCTTTGTCCCAGTCTGTGTCATTTACCTGCTGATCTTCCTGGTGGGGGCTGTGGGCAACACGCTCACCTGCATCGTCATCCTCCGGCACCGGTTCATGAGGACACCCACCAACTACTACCTGTTCAGCCTGGCGGTGTCTgacctgctggtgctgctgctggggatgcCCCTGGAGCTGTACGACATGTGGAGCAATTACCCCTTCCTGCTGGGGGCCAGCGGCTGCTATTTCAAGACGCTTCTCTTCGAGGCCGTCTGCTTCGCCTCCATCCTCAACGTCACAGCCCTGAGCGTGGAGCGCTACATCGCTGTGGTGCACCCGCTCAAAGCCAAGTACGTGGTGACCAGGAACCACGCCAAGAGGGTCATTGTCACCATCTGGGTCATTTCGGTCGTCTGCTCCATCCCCAATACCAGTGTCCATGGGCTGCAGCCTCTCTACGTGCCGGGACGGGGGCGGGTGCCCGATTCAGAGATCTGCACCCTGGTGAAACCACGCTTCACCTACAATCTCATCATCCAGGTCACCACCATCGTCTTCTTCTTCCTGCCCATGGGCACCATCAGTGTCCTCTACCTCCTTATTGGCCTGCAGCTCAAGAAGGAAAAGATGCTGGAAGCCTTGGGAGCCAAGACCGGCAGCAGCCGCAGCTGCCGCAACACCCAGAGGCAGAAGAAAGTGAAGAGGAGGCAGGTCACAAAGATGCTGT TCgtgctggtggtggtgtttgggaTCTGCTGGGCCCCCTTCCACACCGACCGCCTCGTCTGGAGTTTTGTCTCCACCTGGACCAGCAGCATGCTCCACATGTTCCAGTACGTCCACATCATCTCAGGCGTCTTCTTCTACCTGAGCTCGGCTGCCAACCCCGTCCTCTACAACCTGATGTCCACGCGTTTCCGGGAGATGTTCAAGGAGGTGATGTGCCGGCCCGGCCAGCACCCGCCGTGGGCGCGGAGGTACTCGCCCAGCGTCACCCGCACCACCACGCGCAGCACCGAGTGCGAGGCCGTGCCCAGCGCCAACGGCCTGCCCCTCTCTGACGAGGAGTACGAGCTGGAGGACGTGGAGAGGGGCCAGGCCACCCCCCACGTGatgtccctgtgctga